The following proteins come from a genomic window of Alnus glutinosa chromosome 10, dhAlnGlut1.1, whole genome shotgun sequence:
- the LOC133880040 gene encoding RING-H2 finger protein ATL70-like yields MNSSSMDSYDDPQNMDKFAYSFEFSLGVVVVIVMITAASYYCARRHSLSEPSNHGNSLTSTERSDSVIIDVGLDEAALRSFPKFLYSQAKLHKGDSTASCCSICLADYKNTDMLRLLPDCGHLFHWKCVDPWLRLHPTCPVCRNSPAPTPLPTPLAEIAPLAGRRD; encoded by the coding sequence ATGAATAGCAGTAGCATGGATTCCTATGATGACCCACAAAACATGGATAAGTTTGCTTATAGCTTTGAATTCTCCCTTGGCGTCGTTGTTGTAATCGTCATGATTACCGCGGCTTCCTACTACTGCGCCCGCAGGCATTCGCTCAGTGAGCCTTCCAACCATGGCAACTCCCTTACAAGCACCGAACGTTCAGACTCTGTGATCATCGATGTGGGACTCGACGAAGCCGCTCTCCGTAGCTTCCCCAAGTTCCTTTACTCCCAAGCCAAGCTCCACAAAGGCGACTCAACCGCTTCCTGCTGCTCCATATGCTTGGCGGATTATAAAAACACTGATATGCTTCGGTTATTGCCTGATTGTGGTCATCTTTTCCATTGGAAGTGTGTGGATCCATGGTTACGGCTGCACCCTACGTGTCCGGTTTGCCGGAACTCGCCCGCCCCGACTCCTCTGCCAACTCCTCTAGCGGAGATTGCTCCCTTGGCAGGGCGACGAGATTGA
- the LOC133879855 gene encoding uncharacterized protein LOC133879855, whose protein sequence is MIQLLAQELVRDYHRKAGTALCTMKVDIMKAYDSVCITSPRFSDSVNGTLVGYFKCEKGLRQGDPLSSYLFVIAMEVFSRLMADYTRYGSGFGFHHRCARLRITHLCFADDLLIFSDASTHSVSILILKAALEEFENLSGLHANPEKSTIFCVGISDRRKELLLTIWG, encoded by the exons ATGATACAACTTTTGGCTCAAGAGTTGGTCCGGGATTATCATAGGAAGGCTGGAACTGCTCTGTGCACTATGAAGGTGGATATTATGAAAGCATATGATTCT GTTTGTATAACTTCTCCCCGGTTCTCTGATTCTGTGAATGGTACTCTTGTGGGTTATTTCAAATGTGAGAAGGGGCTGAGGCAAGGGGACCCCCTATCCTCTTATCTCTTTGTGATTGCTATGGAGGTATTTTCTAGACTTATGGCAGATTATACCCGGTATGGTTCTGGTTTTGGGTTTCATCATAGGTGTGCTCGGCTGAGGATCACTCACCTATGTTTTGCAGACGATTTGTTGATCTTTTCTGATGCTAGTACTCATTCTGtctctattcttattcttaaGGCTGCCCTTGAGGAATTTGAGAATTTATCCGGTTTGCATGCTAACCCAGAAAAGAGTACCATTTTCTGTGTTGGTATCTCTGATAGGAGGAAGGAGCTTTTGTTAACCATTTGGGGATGA